The Clostridium sp. AWRP genome has a window encoding:
- a CDS encoding ATP-binding cassette domain-containing protein codes for METILEIKNLKKVFGKFSALKGVSFKLNKGETFGLVGESGSGKSTIANIIVGIHSPSSGNVIFKDRELWKNNKYNCGEYGKIQIVFQDPRSSLDPRMTIKSIISEPLLALPKLIRQEKGSRQNLAKLIKSVGLQEQHLDRYPHEFSGGQRQRIAVARAIITDPEVIILDEPTSALDVSVQAQILNLLKDIQKEKNITYLFISHNMAVVKYISSRIGVLYKGQFVEMGNSQEVFECPKHDYTKRLISSILE; via the coding sequence ATGGAAACTATTTTAGAGATTAAAAATTTGAAAAAGGTGTTTGGCAAGTTTTCTGCATTGAAAGGAGTTTCTTTTAAATTAAATAAAGGTGAAACTTTTGGACTGGTTGGTGAATCGGGATCTGGCAAGTCAACTATTGCCAATATAATAGTAGGAATACATTCGCCTTCATCAGGTAATGTGATCTTTAAAGATAGAGAACTATGGAAAAACAATAAATATAATTGTGGTGAGTATGGAAAGATTCAAATTGTATTTCAAGATCCACGCTCTTCACTTGATCCTAGGATGACTATAAAAAGTATAATTTCAGAACCGCTTTTAGCGCTGCCGAAATTAATTAGACAGGAAAAAGGATCTAGGCAAAATCTTGCAAAACTTATAAAAAGTGTTGGACTTCAAGAACAGCATTTAGATAGATATCCACATGAATTTTCTGGAGGACAAAGACAGAGAATAGCTGTTGCCAGAGCCATAATTACAGACCCAGAAGTTATAATTTTAGATGAACCTACTTCTGCACTAGATGTATCTGTTCAAGCACAAATTTTAAATTTATTAAAGGACATTCAAAAAGAAAAAAATATAACTTATTTGTTTATTTCGCATAATATGGCTGTTGTTAAGTATATAAGCAGCAGGATAGGAGTTTTGTATAAAGGACAATTTGTTGAAATGGGAAACTCACAAGAAGTATTTGAGTGTCCTAAACATGATTATACAAAAAGATTAATTTCTAGTATATTGGAGTAA
- a CDS encoding PRC-barrel domain-containing protein, with amino-acid sequence MISLYRIRDFIFMDAVNLSGNLLGFISDIFLDFNKKQVKGFVITPNNIFKKSLNVFIKDIVSLTSVIVVTNANRDKYFQFNDVKKMNVVDEKGCLIGMVEDILFDEESFCIKAVILSTGFINNFIKGKKILLIDDLTLGEENLFYRGKKENLKFFNSPHVLFNSDKASERK; translated from the coding sequence GTGATATCTTTGTATAGAATAAGAGATTTTATATTTATGGATGCAGTAAATCTTTCAGGAAATTTACTGGGGTTTATAAGTGATATATTTTTAGACTTTAATAAAAAACAAGTAAAGGGATTTGTTATAACCCCTAACAACATATTTAAAAAAAGTTTAAACGTATTTATAAAGGATATAGTGAGTTTAACATCTGTAATAGTTGTTACTAATGCAAATAGGGATAAGTATTTTCAATTTAATGATGTAAAGAAAATGAATGTAGTGGATGAAAAAGGATGTTTGATAGGAATGGTGGAAGATATATTATTTGATGAAGAAAGTTTTTGCATAAAAGCAGTTATACTTTCCACTGGATTTATAAATAATTTTATAAAAGGGAAAAAAATATTGCTTATAGATGATTTGACTTTAGGTGAAGAGAACTTATTTTACAGAGGAAAAAAAGAAAATTTAAAGTTTTTTAATTCTCCTCATGTACTATTTAACTCAGATAAGGCATCTGAAAGAAAATAG
- a CDS encoding AI-2E family transporter: MNISKNSLVKYVLIIAIFAAAALLVAKSSVLREMLYLIFISFLIAYTLKPIEIKMVNAGINKKVSAIIIIGILILLVVSTFALLIPSLFKESLKLNATAASIQTLIDRFYAKLKLIQGNRTMHLLVNNLNRRIDSEIASVFVKIFDFLMNMGENILYLVVIPIITYYFLADDKCINETLLSAFPVNSRKPIKKICCHADKILGRYIASQLILSALVGIATFFILIFLKVEFPIILSILNAFFNIIPYFGPIFGALPAIVIALIKSPETALWTVIWLYLLQQIEGNILSPKVTGDSIDMHPLIVILLLIVGGKVSGFIGMVLAVPFGVVIKVIYDDLNYYMF; this comes from the coding sequence ATGAATATTAGTAAAAATTCTCTTGTCAAATATGTACTTATAATAGCTATATTTGCAGCTGCTGCTTTGCTTGTTGCTAAAAGTTCTGTATTAAGGGAAATGTTATATTTGATTTTTATATCTTTTTTAATAGCCTATACCCTAAAACCTATAGAAATAAAAATGGTTAATGCTGGAATAAACAAAAAAGTTAGTGCTATTATTATAATAGGTATACTGATTTTACTAGTTGTTTCTACATTTGCCCTTCTTATACCATCTTTATTTAAGGAAAGTTTAAAGTTAAATGCCACTGCTGCAAGTATTCAGACGTTAATAGACAGATTTTATGCAAAACTAAAGTTAATTCAAGGCAATAGGACAATGCACTTATTAGTAAATAATTTAAATAGAAGGATTGACAGTGAAATTGCTTCTGTATTTGTTAAAATATTTGATTTCTTAATGAATATGGGAGAAAATATATTGTATTTAGTAGTTATACCAATAATAACTTATTATTTTTTAGCAGATGATAAATGTATAAATGAAACTCTACTTTCCGCATTCCCAGTAAATAGTAGAAAACCTATTAAAAAAATATGCTGCCATGCAGATAAGATATTAGGACGATATATAGCAAGTCAGCTCATATTGAGTGCCCTTGTGGGAATAGCTACTTTTTTTATACTTATATTTTTAAAGGTAGAATTTCCTATAATATTATCCATATTAAATGCATTCTTTAATATAATACCTTATTTTGGTCCTATATTTGGTGCTCTTCCGGCTATAGTTATAGCCCTTATAAAATCTCCAGAAACAGCTTTATGGACAGTTATATGGCTTTATCTCCTGCAGCAGATAGAAGGAAACATACTATCACCTAAGGTCACAGGAGATAGCATAGATATGCATCCTCTTATAGTCATTCTTCTATTAATAGTTGGAGGTAAAGTATCAGGATTTATTGGAATGGTATTAGCAGTACCTTTTGGAGTTGTAATTAAAGTTATATATGATGATCTGAATTACTATATGTTTTAG
- a CDS encoding IreB family regulatory phosphoprotein, which produces MSNDNTIQFDISESKKALTKEILTEVYDSLIKKGYNPVNQLVGYLISGDPTYITNYNGARSLVRKLERDEILEEVLKAYLDIK; this is translated from the coding sequence ATGAGCAACGATAATACTATTCAGTTTGACATTTCTGAAAGTAAAAAAGCATTGACAAAGGAAATATTGACTGAGGTTTATGATTCGCTAATTAAAAAAGGCTATAATCCAGTAAATCAATTAGTGGGATACTTGATTTCTGGTGATCCAACGTATATAACAAATTATAACGGAGCAAGGTCATTGGTTAGGAAGCTTGAGAGAGATGAAATACTTGAAGAAGTCTTAAAAGCATACTTAGACATAAAATAA
- the nifU gene encoding Fe-S cluster assembly scaffold protein NifU translates to MYSEKVMDHFRHPRNVGEIPDANGVGEVGNPQCGDIMKIYIKVEDDVIKDIKFKTFGCGSAIASSSMATELIKGKKVEDAWELTNKAVAEALDGLPPVKMHCSVLAEEAIHKAINDYRESQGLEPWATKNHSETIHEHVHGN, encoded by the coding sequence ATGTACAGTGAAAAGGTTATGGATCACTTTAGACACCCTAGAAATGTAGGTGAAATTCCAGATGCAAATGGTGTTGGAGAAGTTGGAAATCCACAATGTGGAGATATAATGAAGATATATATAAAAGTTGAAGATGATGTGATAAAAGATATAAAATTTAAGACTTTTGGATGCGGTTCTGCTATAGCATCTTCCAGTATGGCAACTGAACTTATAAAAGGAAAAAAAGTAGAAGATGCATGGGAGCTTACTAATAAGGCAGTTGCAGAGGCACTAGATGGACTTCCACCAGTAAAGATGCATTGTTCTGTTTTAGCAGAAGAAGCTATCCATAAGGCAATAAATGATTATAGAGAGTCACAGGGACTTGAACCATGGGCAACTAAAAATCATTCTGAAACTATCCACGAACATGTTCATGGAAATTAA
- a CDS encoding membrane dipeptidase, which produces MKAFDAHSDMFTDITIRRLKGERNIIQNYHIDELKKGGVAASILGIWIEPLYVNKDRTWRTLQIMGAVSEEIEDMKEYAGIVYKYSDLIKLNQENRIGIIMGMEGVSGFRNDISLINAMYRFGVRHAMLTWNEENEFATGVKSSNKDRGLTKKGVELVKRMEKLGIIIDVSHGNESTFWDIYKNTTKPFIASHSNVYNLCNSIRNLKDDQIKAIGERNGVIGVNSWVDFVDNENPCAEKLADHVDYIVDKIGIDHVGFGFDFGNYLDSKTLKSLQDEEYIKTQGIEDASKIPNLLNILKRRGYKNNELEKIAFKNMERIVRDILV; this is translated from the coding sequence ATGAAAGCTTTTGATGCACATTCTGATATGTTTACGGATATTACTATAAGACGATTAAAAGGTGAGAGAAATATTATACAAAATTATCATATAGATGAATTAAAAAAAGGAGGTGTAGCAGCTTCAATTTTAGGAATATGGATTGAACCCCTTTATGTTAATAAAGATCGTACATGGAGAACGCTTCAAATAATGGGTGCTGTTTCTGAAGAAATAGAAGATATGAAAGAATATGCTGGTATTGTATATAAATATAGTGATTTAATTAAATTAAATCAAGAGAATAGGATTGGAATAATAATGGGGATGGAAGGTGTAAGTGGATTTAGAAATGATATAAGTCTTATAAATGCAATGTATAGGTTTGGAGTTAGACATGCTATGCTTACTTGGAATGAGGAAAATGAATTTGCCACAGGGGTTAAAAGCTCAAATAAAGATAGGGGACTTACGAAAAAAGGTGTAGAATTAGTAAAGAGAATGGAGAAATTAGGAATAATAATTGATGTGTCCCATGGAAATGAAAGTACTTTTTGGGATATATATAAAAATACTACAAAACCATTTATAGCTTCACATTCTAATGTATATAATTTGTGCAATAGTATTAGAAATTTAAAAGATGATCAAATTAAAGCTATAGGTGAAAGAAATGGAGTTATAGGAGTTAACTCCTGGGTGGATTTTGTAGACAATGAAAATCCATGTGCAGAAAAATTGGCAGATCATGTGGATTATATAGTAGATAAAATTGGTATAGATCATGTAGGATTTGGATTTGATTTTGGAAATTATTTAGATTCTAAAACACTTAAATCACTTCAGGATGAAGAATATATAAAAACGCAAGGTATTGAAGATGCTTCAAAAATACCTAATTTATTAAATATTTTAAAAAGGCGAGGATATAAAAATAATGAATTAGAAAAAATAGCTTTTAAAAATATGGAGCGTATAGTGAGAGATATACTGGTATAA
- the ruvX gene encoding Holliday junction resolvase RuvX, giving the protein MRILGLDIGDRTIGVALSDPLGITAQGITTVRRKNQEKDIEELKSICEKYGVELIVSGLPKNMNGTLGPQSEKVLSFCKVIGQSIKVPIEMWDERLTTVAAHRAMIEGDLSRAKRKKIVDKMAAIYILQGYLDSISK; this is encoded by the coding sequence TTGAGAATACTCGGATTAGATATAGGGGACAGAACTATAGGAGTGGCACTAAGTGACCCACTTGGGATAACGGCACAAGGAATCACTACTGTGAGAAGAAAGAATCAGGAAAAGGACATTGAGGAATTAAAGTCTATATGTGAAAAATATGGTGTGGAACTTATTGTTTCTGGGCTTCCTAAAAATATGAATGGTACGTTAGGTCCTCAGAGTGAAAAAGTGTTAAGTTTTTGCAAGGTTATAGGGCAAAGTATAAAAGTACCCATAGAGATGTGGGATGAAAGATTAACTACTGTAGCGGCTCATAGAGCTATGATAGAGGGAGATTTATCTAGGGCAAAGAGAAAAAAAATAGTAGATAAGATGGCGGCCATTTATATACTTCAAGGATATTTGGATAGCATTTCAAAATAG
- the nifS gene encoding cysteine desulfurase NifS — protein sequence MNKKVYMDYSATTYTKPEVLQEMIPYFTENFGNPSSLYSMSDVPREAINTARQRVSKAINADKNEIFFTAGGSESDNWILKGIAFANKNKGNHIITTKIEHHAILHACKFLEKNGFEVTYLPVDEYGFINLEDLKKAIKDTTILVSVMFANNEVGTIQPIKEIGEICKEKKIYFHTDAVQAVGHVNIDVKDMNIDALSMAGHKFYGPKGIGAMYLRKGIKIENLIHGGAQERGKRASTENVPGIVGIGKAIELATSEMKTESKRLSQLRDKLIKGLVEEIPYAKVNGPSGDKRLPGNVNLSFIGIEGETLLLDLNDAGIFVSTGSACASASLDPSHVLLALGLPHEVAHGSLRLTLGAGTTEEDVDYALQVIPKVVARRRAMSPLWEDFLKTQNKGEKVEQL from the coding sequence ATGAATAAGAAGGTTTACATGGACTATTCAGCTACTACTTATACAAAACCCGAGGTATTACAAGAAATGATTCCTTATTTTACTGAAAATTTTGGAAATCCATCTTCACTGTATTCAATGTCAGATGTTCCAAGAGAGGCAATTAATACAGCTAGACAAAGAGTGTCTAAGGCAATAAATGCAGATAAAAATGAAATATTTTTTACAGCAGGCGGGTCAGAAAGTGATAACTGGATATTAAAAGGAATAGCTTTTGCAAATAAAAATAAAGGAAATCATATAATAACTACTAAGATAGAACATCATGCTATTTTACATGCATGCAAGTTTCTTGAAAAAAATGGATTTGAAGTTACCTATTTACCTGTAGATGAGTATGGATTTATAAATTTAGAAGATTTAAAAAAAGCAATTAAGGATACTACAATACTTGTATCTGTAATGTTTGCAAATAATGAAGTGGGAACCATTCAACCTATAAAGGAAATAGGTGAGATATGTAAAGAAAAGAAGATATATTTTCACACAGATGCAGTTCAAGCTGTAGGACACGTTAACATAGATGTAAAGGACATGAACATAGATGCTCTTTCTATGGCAGGGCATAAGTTTTATGGACCTAAGGGAATAGGAGCAATGTACTTGAGAAAGGGAATAAAGATTGAAAATCTGATACACGGTGGTGCCCAGGAAAGAGGAAAGAGAGCTTCTACTGAAAATGTTCCAGGAATAGTTGGAATAGGAAAAGCGATAGAACTAGCAACTTCTGAAATGAAGACAGAAAGTAAAAGACTTAGCCAATTAAGGGATAAACTTATAAAAGGATTAGTTGAAGAAATACCTTATGCTAAAGTAAATGGACCTAGTGGAGATAAGAGACTTCCTGGAAATGTTAATTTGAGCTTTATAGGAATAGAAGGAGAAACTTTGCTTTTAGATCTAAATGATGCAGGTATATTTGTTTCTACAGGAAGTGCTTGTGCATCAGCTTCATTGGATCCGTCACATGTACTTTTAGCTTTAGGGTTACCTCACGAAGTGGCACATGGTTCCCTTAGATTAACTTTAGGTGCTGGTACTACGGAAGAGGATGTAGATTATGCGCTGCAGGTAATTCCAAAAGTAGTAGCTAGAAGAAGGGCAATGTCACCGCTTTGGGAAGACTTTCTTAAAACACAAAATAAAGGAGAGAAGGTAGAACAATTATGA
- the alaS gene encoding alanine--tRNA ligase, producing MEKLGLNQIREMYLSFFEKKGHLRMSSFSLVPNNDKSLLLINAGMAPLKPYFTGLKVPPRKRVTTCQKCIRTGDIENVGKTSRHGTFFEMLGNFSFGDYFKEEVIPWAWEFTTDVLKIPKDKLYVTIYLDDDEAYDIWVKKTDIDPSRIFRLGKEDNFWEHGAGPCGPCSEIHYDRGEGKITTVDEFVKAGDSDRVVEFWNLVFTQFDKDEEGNYNKLSHPNIDTGMGLERMATIMQGKNSIFEVDTINSILKAVSNMAGIEYGKNEKSDMSMRIITDHVRSVTFMISDGILPSNEGRGYVLRRLLRRAAKHGKSLGIKEGFLYKLTEVVINNSCGNYSALKEKEEYIKKIIKLEEERFDETIDSGMQILNDFISDLKSNKNTVLEGEKAFKLYDTYGFPIELTQEILEEKGMTVDLDEFNHNMKDQRERARSARAETNYMGAENTVLNKIPFEINTVFEGYDRLKSSSKVKLIVKDEEFVSVLNEGEEGVIITSNTPFYAEMGGQVGDKGTVFSENFKGEVLDCKKNLAGKVLHFVKVISGSINLEDTIELSVDEDRRNNIRKNHTATHLLDSALKQVLGEQVHQSGSYVDEARLRFDFNHFEAVSYEKLRYIENLVNESIMKVYPVKTTIMSLDEAKESGAIALFDNKYKDEVRVVSVGNFSKELCGGTHVSNSGEIGLFKITSETGIAAGIRRIEAVTGKMAIEYVNSKSDILREISSKLKCSEKEIVHKLDLQSSELKELEKEIEELKLKVAGSAEDDILKSVNKIGGIDLFTGILKDVDGNSLRELADKIRSKSENCVVLLGSSTGEKVQLVAMATKEAVKNGIHCGKIIKEVAAITGGGGGGRPDMAQAGGKLPDKLQEAIGKSNTIITKLVK from the coding sequence ATGGAGAAATTAGGATTAAATCAAATTAGAGAGATGTATTTAAGTTTTTTTGAAAAGAAGGGTCATTTAAGGATGTCAAGTTTTTCTTTAGTCCCCAATAATGATAAGAGCTTACTTCTTATAAATGCAGGAATGGCACCTCTTAAACCCTATTTTACAGGATTGAAGGTTCCACCTAGAAAAAGGGTGACTACCTGTCAGAAATGTATAAGGACAGGAGATATTGAAAACGTTGGGAAGACATCCAGACATGGTACTTTTTTTGAAATGCTTGGAAATTTTTCTTTTGGAGACTATTTCAAGGAAGAAGTAATTCCCTGGGCTTGGGAATTTACTACTGATGTTTTAAAAATTCCTAAAGATAAATTATATGTTACCATATATTTAGATGACGATGAAGCTTATGATATATGGGTGAAAAAGACGGACATAGATCCATCTAGAATATTCAGGCTAGGAAAAGAAGATAATTTTTGGGAACATGGAGCAGGACCCTGTGGACCTTGTTCGGAGATTCACTATGACAGAGGCGAAGGAAAGATAACTACAGTAGATGAATTTGTAAAAGCAGGTGATAGTGACAGGGTAGTTGAATTTTGGAACTTGGTATTTACACAATTTGATAAAGATGAAGAAGGAAACTACAATAAGCTTTCTCATCCAAATATAGATACGGGTATGGGTCTTGAGAGAATGGCAACTATAATGCAGGGTAAAAACAGTATATTTGAAGTAGACACTATAAATTCTATATTAAAAGCAGTAAGCAATATGGCTGGTATAGAATACGGTAAAAATGAAAAAAGTGATATGTCCATGAGAATAATAACAGATCATGTGAGAAGTGTTACATTTATGATAAGTGATGGAATACTTCCATCTAATGAAGGCCGTGGGTATGTGCTTAGAAGACTTTTAAGAAGGGCTGCAAAGCATGGAAAGTCCCTTGGCATTAAGGAAGGATTTTTGTATAAACTTACAGAAGTTGTCATAAATAATTCTTGTGGAAATTATTCTGCATTGAAGGAAAAAGAAGAGTATATAAAAAAGATTATAAAGCTAGAAGAGGAAAGATTTGATGAAACTATAGACAGTGGAATGCAAATTTTAAATGACTTTATATCTGACTTAAAGTCAAATAAAAATACTGTACTGGAGGGTGAAAAGGCATTTAAATTATATGATACGTATGGTTTCCCTATAGAACTTACTCAAGAAATATTAGAAGAAAAAGGAATGACTGTAGATTTAGATGAATTCAATCATAATATGAAAGATCAGAGGGAAAGAGCAAGATCTGCTAGAGCAGAGACCAATTATATGGGAGCAGAAAATACTGTATTAAATAAAATCCCTTTTGAAATAAATACGGTATTTGAAGGGTATGATAGATTAAAATCCAGTTCCAAAGTTAAATTAATTGTAAAAGATGAAGAATTTGTATCTGTTTTAAATGAAGGAGAAGAGGGAGTTATTATAACTTCCAATACGCCTTTTTATGCTGAAATGGGAGGCCAGGTAGGAGATAAGGGAACTGTATTTAGTGAAAACTTCAAAGGAGAAGTTTTAGATTGTAAGAAAAACCTAGCAGGAAAGGTACTACATTTTGTTAAGGTTATTTCAGGAAGTATAAATTTGGAGGATACAATTGAACTGAGTGTAGACGAGGATAGAAGAAATAATATAAGAAAAAATCATACTGCAACTCATCTATTAGATTCTGCTTTAAAACAAGTTTTAGGAGAACAGGTACATCAGTCTGGTTCTTATGTAGATGAAGCTAGGCTAAGGTTTGATTTCAATCATTTTGAAGCTGTAAGCTATGAAAAATTAAGGTATATTGAAAACTTGGTAAATGAAAGTATAATGAAAGTTTATCCTGTAAAAACAACTATAATGTCCTTAGATGAAGCCAAAGAAAGTGGTGCAATAGCACTTTTTGACAACAAATATAAAGATGAAGTAAGAGTAGTTTCTGTAGGAAATTTCAGTAAGGAACTTTGTGGAGGTACTCATGTGAGTAATTCTGGAGAGATAGGCTTGTTTAAAATAACTTCTGAAACCGGGATAGCAGCTGGTATAAGGAGAATAGAAGCAGTTACAGGTAAGATGGCGATTGAATATGTTAATTCAAAAAGTGATATACTAAGAGAAATATCAAGCAAACTAAAATGTTCTGAAAAAGAAATTGTTCATAAATTGGATTTGCAATCTAGTGAACTGAAAGAATTGGAAAAGGAAATTGAAGAATTAAAATTGAAAGTTGCAGGAAGTGCAGAAGATGATATTTTAAAGTCAGTAAATAAAATAGGAGGAATAGATCTATTTACAGGTATATTGAAAGATGTAGATGGAAATTCTCTTAGGGAGCTAGCTGATAAAATCAGGAGCAAATCTGAAAATTGTGTAGTTTTGCTTGGAAGCAGCACAGGAGAAAAAGTGCAGCTTGTAGCTATGGCAACTAAAGAAGCAGTAAAAAATGGAATACATTGTGGAAAAATCATAAAGGAAGTTGCAGCAATTACAGGTGGAGGCGGTGGCGGAAGACCTGATATGGCTCAAGCAGGAGGAAAACTTCCGGATAAGTTACAAGAAGCTATAGGAAAAAGCAACACAATTATTACAAAATTAGTTAAGTAG
- a CDS encoding DUF1292 domain-containing protein — MDNNAADLILEDENGKNVKFQVVTKFDIEEEEYIIAVPEECADEDTAIALKIVKDDNGEEVLVTVEDEDEFDRVLEVYEGLFGNEA, encoded by the coding sequence ATGGATAATAACGCAGCAGATTTAATATTAGAAGATGAAAATGGGAAAAATGTTAAGTTCCAGGTGGTTACTAAATTTGATATAGAGGAAGAAGAGTATATAATTGCGGTGCCTGAAGAATGTGCTGATGAAGATACCGCTATAGCACTTAAAATAGTAAAAGATGATAATGGAGAAGAAGTTCTTGTAACAGTAGAAGATGAGGATGAATTTGATAGGGTTTTAGAAGTTTACGAAGGTTTATTTGGAAATGAAGCTTAG
- a CDS encoding ABC transporter ATP-binding protein, with translation MLNVENLSISFDTFEGRIHVLDNVSFSVNEGEILAIVGESGSGKSVSAYSVLGLLDKNSNIENGQVLFENTDLLKLKGKEIQEYRGKKIGMVFQEPMTALHPTMKVGKQILNVIIQNSGISKEKAAEIMLKNLRDVHFENPEYIANKYPFELSGGMRQRIVISLAMCNEPKLLIADEPTTALDVTIQAEILNLMKELVKKRNTAVLLITHDFSVVRAVSDKVCVMYGGKVLERGYTKDVLEKPKHPYTQALLNALPDKVDPDTRLQEIKGEVPDLRCRPKGCIFASRCLFKTDRCVKEAPAQKKASEDHVFYCWEVDK, from the coding sequence TTGTTAAATGTAGAAAACTTATCTATATCTTTTGATACTTTTGAAGGTAGAATCCATGTACTTGACAACGTATCTTTTTCTGTAAATGAAGGTGAGATACTTGCTATAGTAGGAGAATCTGGATCAGGTAAATCCGTTTCAGCTTATTCTGTACTAGGACTTTTGGATAAAAATTCCAATATAGAAAATGGACAAGTGTTGTTTGAAAATACTGATCTTTTAAAATTAAAAGGAAAAGAAATACAGGAATATAGAGGTAAAAAAATAGGTATGGTTTTTCAAGAACCTATGACTGCCCTTCATCCTACAATGAAGGTTGGAAAACAAATTTTAAATGTAATAATACAAAATTCAGGAATATCAAAGGAAAAGGCGGCAGAAATAATGCTTAAAAATTTAAGGGATGTTCATTTTGAAAACCCTGAATATATAGCTAACAAATACCCATTTGAACTTTCAGGGGGGATGAGACAGAGAATAGTTATTTCTCTTGCCATGTGTAATGAACCTAAACTTTTAATTGCAGATGAACCTACTACTGCATTGGATGTAACTATACAAGCTGAAATATTAAATTTAATGAAAGAACTTGTAAAAAAAAGAAATACTGCTGTTTTATTAATTACACATGACTTTAGTGTAGTAAGAGCTGTAAGTGATAAAGTTTGTGTAATGTATGGAGGTAAAGTACTTGAAAGAGGATATACAAAAGATGTATTAGAAAAGCCAAAGCATCCATATACACAAGCACTTCTAAATGCACTTCCAGATAAAGTTGATCCGGATACAAGGCTTCAAGAAATAAAGGGAGAAGTACCTGATCTTAGATGCAGACCTAAGGGATGTATATTTGCTTCCCGGTGCCTTTTTAAAACCGATAGATGCGTGAAAGAGGCTCCGGCCCAAAAAAAAGCTTCAGAGGATCATGTTTTTTATTGCTGGGAGGTTGATAAGTGA
- a CDS encoding Rrf2 family transcriptional regulator, with product MKLSTKGRYGVKAMVDLAIHYSDEPSSIKSISERQNISEYYLEQLFSNLRKSNLVKSIRGAQGGYILNREPKDITVADIMKVLEGPIEISDCVDENNESSCSNMDCCATRLLWSRIKESIEDVMKSTTLQDMVDDYIQMKQEKTKGDI from the coding sequence TTGAAGCTATCCACAAAAGGAAGATATGGGGTAAAAGCTATGGTAGATTTAGCTATTCACTATAGTGATGAGCCGTCATCTATAAAAAGTATATCGGAAAGACAAAATATATCAGAATATTATTTAGAACAGTTATTTTCGAACCTTAGAAAATCTAATTTAGTAAAAAGTATTAGGGGAGCACAAGGTGGATATATTTTGAACAGAGAACCCAAAGATATAACTGTAGCTGATATAATGAAAGTTTTAGAAGGACCTATAGAAATCTCAGATTGTGTAGATGAAAATAATGAAAGTTCCTGCAGTAATATGGATTGCTGTGCTACCAGACTTTTATGGAGTAGAATTAAAGAAAGTATAGAGGATGTTATGAAGTCTACAACTTTACAAGACATGGTAGATGATTATATTCAAATGAAACAAGAAAAAACGAAAGGGGATATATAA